A section of the Amblyomma americanum isolate KBUSLIRL-KWMA chromosome 2, ASM5285725v1, whole genome shotgun sequence genome encodes:
- the LOC144121439 gene encoding beta-1,4-glucuronyltransferase 1-like isoform X1 has translation MSGAPKVSLRLQRRRKLWDRRFAPFALALLFVVGLGAYAFQRSSMRAAALNRLARLGRHYREPFYGPPTQPATPGQQHRRPLMSPKADTAADGDVAKRRLCVEGLAAADRSAAGGHPRRQRRQCNYTSDSGAIFVVLENFVECDGCRDYEEDNVTLATHASYGFLRHIPELCDRWQGLLSVAVFAPGSDFDDALSTIAAMRHCSRNPCVRKAVTWHLVYDGAHTPASLATGSPQPWDTRDLRRSDHLCSSLTEPQFHPDTSFKRMQGLPYPANVLRNVARMLAPTRYVLVQDVRLYPSANIVPRFLSYVAEQRRLRSLSDYRDVFVLPVFEAASLLKEGATVQQWVPPRTMRQLEESLRSGMVALPLNDPSQGGALWSLFFPAGNATGSLNASSTDEETRERLGVFETFKRNRTLQLWEPVFLGTKEDPAYDERFRWEAGGDRVSQGYLMCLQDYVFHIVDGAFLVRVPRATGETDGAQATISGPPIQGTMNFDRFKISVASKYSSALRDLC, from the exons ATGTCCGGCGCCCCCAAGGTATCGCTTCGTCTTCAACGCCGCAGAAAGCTGTGGGACCGCCGCTTCGCACCGTTCGCCTTAGCCTTGCTCTTCGTGGTAGGCCTGGGCGCGTACGCCTTCCAGCGTTCCAGCATGCGGGCAGCGGCATTGAACAGGCTGGCCAGACTAGGCCGGCACTACCGCGAACCATTCTACGGGCCTCCCACGCAACCGGCGACACCTGGACAGCAACACCGTCGGCCCCTGATGTCGCCAAAAGCAGATACCGCTGCGGATGGTGACGTCGCGAAACGGCGCCTCTGCGTCGAAGGCCTGGccgctgccgaccgcagcgctGCCGGCGGTCATCCGCGGCGCCAACGGCGGCAGTGCAACTACACCTCCGACAGCGGCGCTATTTTCGTCGTGCTCGAGAACTTCGTAGAGTGCGACGGATGCCGGGATTACGAAGAGGACAACGTGACGCTGGCGACGCACGCGTCCTACGGGTTCCTGAGACACATCCCGGAGCTCTGTGACCGCTGGCAGGGGCTGCTGTCCGTCGCCGTGTTCGCGCCCGGCAGCGATTTCGATGACGCGCTGTCCACGATTGCCGCCATGCGGCACTGCAGTCGCAACCCGTGCGTGCGGAAAGCAGTGACGTGGCATCTCGTCTACGATGGAG CCCACACTCCTGCATCACTGGCGACGGGCAGCCCACAACCGTGGGACACACGGGACCTCCGGCGCAGTGACCACTTGTGCTCTTCGCTAACGGAGCCGCAGTTCCATCCTGACACGAGCTTCAAGAGGATGCAGGGCCTTCCGTATCCAGCCAACGTCCTGCGCAACGTGGCCCGTATGCTGGCGCCCACCCGCTACGTCTTGGTTCAGGACGTCCGCCTCTACCCGAGCGCCAACATCGTCCCACGATTCCTGAGCTACGTGGCCGAGCAGCGACGCCTTCGCTCCCTCAGCGATTACCGCGACGTGTTCGTGCTGCCCGTCTTCGAAGCAGCGTCGCTGCTGAAGGAAGGAGCCACAGTCCAGCAGTGGGTTCCTCCGCGCACGATGAGACAGCTCGAGGAGTCGCTCAGGTCCGGTATGGTGGCCCTTCCTCTGAACGACCCGTCGCAAGGCGGCGCGCTATGGTCGCTCTTCTTCCCAGCCGGAAATGCCACCGGTTCGCTTAATGCAAGCTCTACGGATGAAGAGACGCGAGAGCGCCTCGGCGTCTTCGAAACGTTCAAACGGAACAGGACACTGCAGCTGTGGGAGCCCGTGTTCCTGGGAACCAAGGAGGACCCAGCTTACGACGAGCGGTTCCGCTGGGAAGCAGGAGGCGACAGAGTGTCTCAG GGATACCTTATGTGCCTCCAGGACTACGTCTTCCACATCGTGGACGGCGCCTTCTTGGTACGCGTGCCTAGAGCAACGGGCGAAACGGACGGCGCCCAGGCTACTATTAGCGGCCCACCGATACAGGGCACGATGAACTTTGATCGATTCAAGATCTCGGTGGCATCCAAATACTCCTCGGCACTCAGAGATCTTTGCTGA
- the LOC144121439 gene encoding beta-1,4-glucuronyltransferase 1-like isoform X2, whose amino-acid sequence MSGAPKVSLRLQRRRKLWDRRFAPFALALLFVVGLGAYAFQRSSMRAAALNRLARLGRHYREPFYGPPTQPATPGQQHRRPLMSPKADTAADGDVAKRRLCVEGLAAADRSAAGGHPRRQRRQCNYTSDSGAIFVVLENFVECDGCRDYEEDNVTLATHASYGFLRHIPELCDRWQGLLSVAVFAPGSDFDDALSTIAAMRHCSRNPCVRKAVTWHLVYDGAHTPASLATGSPQPWDTRDLRRSDHLCSSLTEPQFHPDTSFKRMQGLPYPANVLRNVARMLAPTRYVLVQDVRLYPSANIVPRFLSYVAEQRRLRSLSDYRDVFVLPVFEAASLLKEGATVQQWVPPRTMRQLEESLRSGMVALPLNDPSQGGALWSLFFPAGNATGSLNASSTDEETRERLGVFETFKRNRTLQLWEPVFLGTKEDPAYDERFRWEAGGDRVSQCSGRHDDVTPKHPGTADKPTPLHRLAQLPKSTLLLFSWFAVFLFA is encoded by the exons ATGTCCGGCGCCCCCAAGGTATCGCTTCGTCTTCAACGCCGCAGAAAGCTGTGGGACCGCCGCTTCGCACCGTTCGCCTTAGCCTTGCTCTTCGTGGTAGGCCTGGGCGCGTACGCCTTCCAGCGTTCCAGCATGCGGGCAGCGGCATTGAACAGGCTGGCCAGACTAGGCCGGCACTACCGCGAACCATTCTACGGGCCTCCCACGCAACCGGCGACACCTGGACAGCAACACCGTCGGCCCCTGATGTCGCCAAAAGCAGATACCGCTGCGGATGGTGACGTCGCGAAACGGCGCCTCTGCGTCGAAGGCCTGGccgctgccgaccgcagcgctGCCGGCGGTCATCCGCGGCGCCAACGGCGGCAGTGCAACTACACCTCCGACAGCGGCGCTATTTTCGTCGTGCTCGAGAACTTCGTAGAGTGCGACGGATGCCGGGATTACGAAGAGGACAACGTGACGCTGGCGACGCACGCGTCCTACGGGTTCCTGAGACACATCCCGGAGCTCTGTGACCGCTGGCAGGGGCTGCTGTCCGTCGCCGTGTTCGCGCCCGGCAGCGATTTCGATGACGCGCTGTCCACGATTGCCGCCATGCGGCACTGCAGTCGCAACCCGTGCGTGCGGAAAGCAGTGACGTGGCATCTCGTCTACGATGGAG CCCACACTCCTGCATCACTGGCGACGGGCAGCCCACAACCGTGGGACACACGGGACCTCCGGCGCAGTGACCACTTGTGCTCTTCGCTAACGGAGCCGCAGTTCCATCCTGACACGAGCTTCAAGAGGATGCAGGGCCTTCCGTATCCAGCCAACGTCCTGCGCAACGTGGCCCGTATGCTGGCGCCCACCCGCTACGTCTTGGTTCAGGACGTCCGCCTCTACCCGAGCGCCAACATCGTCCCACGATTCCTGAGCTACGTGGCCGAGCAGCGACGCCTTCGCTCCCTCAGCGATTACCGCGACGTGTTCGTGCTGCCCGTCTTCGAAGCAGCGTCGCTGCTGAAGGAAGGAGCCACAGTCCAGCAGTGGGTTCCTCCGCGCACGATGAGACAGCTCGAGGAGTCGCTCAGGTCCGGTATGGTGGCCCTTCCTCTGAACGACCCGTCGCAAGGCGGCGCGCTATGGTCGCTCTTCTTCCCAGCCGGAAATGCCACCGGTTCGCTTAATGCAAGCTCTACGGATGAAGAGACGCGAGAGCGCCTCGGCGTCTTCGAAACGTTCAAACGGAACAGGACACTGCAGCTGTGGGAGCCCGTGTTCCTGGGAACCAAGGAGGACCCAGCTTACGACGAGCGGTTCCGCTGGGAAGCAGGAGGCGACAGAGTGTCTCAG TGTAGTGGCAGACATGATGACGTGACTCCAAAGCACCCAGGAACTGCAGACAAGCCGACACCTTTACACCGTTTGGCACAGCTGCCGAAGTCCACCTTGTTGCTGTTTTCGTGGTTTGCGGTCTTTCTTTTTGCATGA
- the LOC144121440 gene encoding neuferricin-like has protein sequence MAAKLIFVSALLVAFAAVAFVYFEPIPREKYPGLVRKVHSELLRSARYVGSFFCRSKVTAKGVFTAEELARYDGSGESLGLYLAVLGRVYDVSKGAEHYRPGGGYSQFAGRDASRAYITGEFTEEGLTDDLNGLTDENLLSFSQWVDFYEKDYTLVGKLSGRYYTNDGEPTDELRAVWAAIERAKEKEYLAHEKSKSFPPCNSEWAPQKGTSVWCSKSSGGVERSWAGVPRQYFERDADSVRCVCVRTTGPPSNHPVGASHKNRGDLDDPHLKEYPGCPPTSDTCKVPDSQ, from the exons ATGGCGGCGAAACTGATATTTGTCTCCGCACTTCTCGTCGCGTTTGCCGCGGTCGCTTTCGTGTATTTCGAGCCCATTCCGCGCGAAAAGTACCCCGGTCTCGTACGGAAGGTCCACAGCGAGTTGCTGAGGTCGGCCAGGTATGTGGGCAGTTTCTTTTGCCGATCGAAGGTAACCGCCAAGGGAGTGTTCACCGCGGAAGAGCTGGCAAGGTACGACGGCAGTGGCGAATCCCTCGGTCTTTATTTGGCTGTGCTGGGACGCGTTTACGACGTCTCCAAAGGCGCTGAGCACTACAGGCCCGGAGGCGGCTACTCGCAGTTCGCCG GCCGAGACGCATCGAGGGCCTACATAACGGGTGAATTCACCGAAGAAGGCCTGACGGACGATCTCAATGGCTTGACGGATGAAAACCTGTTGTCTTTCTCGCAATGGGTGGACTTTTACGAAAAGGACTACACCCTTGTCG GCAAACTGTCTGGTCGGTACTACACCAATGACGGCGAGCCAACTGACGAGCTGCGGGCAGTCTGGGCGGCCATAGAGAGGGCCAAGGAGAAGGAGTACTTGGCCCATGAAAAGAGCAAGAGCTTCCCTCCCTGCAACTCTGAGTGGGCTCCACAAAAGGGCACCAGCGTTTGGTGCAGCAAGAGCAG tggcggAGTGGAGCGTAGCTGGGCCGGAGTGCCGCGCCAGTACTTTGAGCGCGACGCTGATTCTGTCCGGTGTGTGTGCGTCCGCACCACTGGACCACCTTCCAACCACCCCGTAGGGGCGTCGCACAAGAACCGTGGCGACTTGGATGACCCCCACCTCAAGGAGTACCCAGGCTGCCCTCCTACGTCCGACACCTGCAAGGTGCCAGACTCGCAGTGA